A section of the Castanea sativa cultivar Marrone di Chiusa Pesio chromosome 12, ASM4071231v1 genome encodes:
- the LOC142618457 gene encoding F-box/kelch-repeat protein At3g23880-like — MSEPTILLRRTNNRLPEEIVSEILVRLPVKSLLRFRCVCKSWFCYVATPNFINNSLPYCNDHSRGFFIHMPKTTGSMVSSSRPHGQICTVASQHTFEAISELRIPFTFQSGYPHFVGSCNGILCFSDYTSFEFKDVYLWNPSIRKFKRLPDTCLSKLFNVSLGFGFDSQNNNYKVVRISVSTAKPMPPPDVEVYSLSSDSWKRVGLGISWRPNIVFHKFNCTLTFPFVSGRLHWMIEMIEGGGQERLFTSMILSFDVNSEKFEELPLPDDEGSCITKCLTSFKEKLALIKFGYGVQPHSLLCSIWVMGDSWNKLRVLPIENLTDFIGFTNCGLLLVQKRSPLVSSNSELKRNKSVLIDPETLHEKEIQVDYRLDVAAYMENLALLDGANVLSY; from the coding sequence ATGTCAGAACCAACGATTCTCCTACGTAGGACGAACAATCGTCTCCCAGAAGAAATCGTGTCGGAAATCCTAGTAAGGCTACCCGTGAAATCACTCCTAAGATTCAGGTGCGTTTGCAAATCTTGGTTCTGTTACGTAGCCACCCCCAATTTCATCAATAATAGCTTACCGTACTGCAATGACCACAGTCGTGGTTTTTTCATACACATGCCCAAGACTACTGGTTCCATGGTTTCTTCTAGTCGTCCTCACGGTCAAATCTGTACGGTAGCTTCCCAGCACACGTTTGAAGCTATATCCGAGCTAAGAATTCCCTTCACTTTTCAATCTGGGTATCCCCATTTTGTGGGTTCATGTAATGGCATATTGTGTTTCTCTGATTATACGTCTTTTGAGTTTAAGGATGTATACTTGTGGAACCCCAGtattagaaaatttaagagATTGCCCGATACTTGCTTGTCCAAGTTATTTAATGTGAGTCTAGGATTTGGGTTTGATTCCCAGAATAATAACTACAAGGTTGTCAGGATTTCAGTGTCTACTGCCAAACCCATGCCTCCCCCTGACGTTGAGGTGTACTCCTTAAGTTCGGACTCATGGAAAAGAGTTGGACTTGGAATCTCCTGGAGACCCAATATTGTGTTCCACAAATTTAATTGTACTTTGACATTCCCGTTTGTGAGTGGGCGTTTGCATTGGATGATAGAAATGATAGAAGGAGGCGGGCAAGAGAGGCTCTTTACTTCTATGATTTTGTCATTTGATGTCAATAGTGAGAAATTCGAAGAGCTACCACTGCCTGATGATGAAGGAAGTTGTATTACGAAATGTCTTACGTCATTCAAGGAAAAACTGGCTTTGATTAAATTTGGATATGGTGTACAACCACATAGCTTGCTATGCTCAATTTGGGTGATGGGTGATTCCTGGAATAAACTTCGTGTTCTCCCAATTGAAAATCTTACTGATTTCATTGGTTTCACCAACTGTGGTTTACTTCTAGTTCAAAAAAGGTCTCCGCTGGTCTCTAGCAACAGTGAATTAAAGAGGAATAAGTCTGTTTTAATTGACCCTGAAACTCTACATGAGAAGGAGATTCAAGTTGATTATCGTTTAGATGTAGCTGCTTACATGGAAAACCTTGCTTTACTTGATGGAGCAAATGTACTATCTTACTGA